A stretch of Cicer arietinum cultivar CDC Frontier isolate Library 1 chromosome 5, Cicar.CDCFrontier_v2.0, whole genome shotgun sequence DNA encodes these proteins:
- the LOC101499029 gene encoding mitochondrial Rho GTPase 1-like isoform X1 — MCAFPDLSQTSTIPFDMVINIHGRNPEICLRRLLGKVILLVIEFLTAKDDLTPYPRVVQDSVKVNQELGIKASIHVSMKLGDSSNVYNKIVMTAKHSHFSIPELEFWKKRKQYHQLLQLSMLNLQLGPQRHLLVWQHVVHMQ; from the exons ATGTGTGCTTTTCCAGATCTAAGCCAAACCTCGACTATTCCTTTTGACATGGTG ATCAATATTCATGGAAGAAATCCAGAGATTTGCTTGAGAAGGTTGTTGGGCAAGGTGATCTTATTGGTTATAGAGTTCCTTACTGCTAAGGATGATCTAACTCCATATCCAAGGGTAGTCCAAGATTCAGTCAAG gTTAATCAGGAGTTAGGAATAAAGGCATCTATTCACGTAAGTATGAAATTAGGCGATTCAAGTAACGTGTATAATAAAATTGTTATGACTGCAAAACACTCTCATTTCAGCATCCCAGAACTTGAATtttggaagaaaagaaagcaataCCATCAGCTTCTGCAG CTTTCTATGTTGAATTTACAGTTGGGACCACAACGACATTTGTTGGTTTGGCAACATGTCGTGCATATGCAGTGA
- the LOC101499029 gene encoding uncharacterized protein isoform X3, translating to MCAFPDLSQTSTIPFDMVINIHGRNPEICLRRLLGKVILLVIEFLTAKDDLTPYPRVVQDSVKVNQELGIKASIHHPRT from the exons ATGTGTGCTTTTCCAGATCTAAGCCAAACCTCGACTATTCCTTTTGACATGGTG ATCAATATTCATGGAAGAAATCCAGAGATTTGCTTGAGAAGGTTGTTGGGCAAGGTGATCTTATTGGTTATAGAGTTCCTTACTGCTAAGGATGATCTAACTCCATATCCAAGGGTAGTCCAAGATTCAGTCAAG gTTAATCAGGAGTTAGGAATAAAGGCATCTATTCAC CATCCCAGAACTTGA
- the LOC101499556 gene encoding uncharacterized protein, which yields MMDTTTIKFAEESLLQPTTTNNKNKGKFNRSVSHVNDELHSFRSYLRWMCVDQSNAFTATLSWFVFLLFAVVVPALSHFFLACSDCDARHSRPYDAVVQLSLSSIAALSFLCLSSFVRKYGLKRFLFFDKLCDESETVRRNYMAQLNRSLKLLSVFAGPCFVAMVAYKIWWYASGGSQIPFLGNVYVSDAVACILELCSWLYRTTVIFLVCVLFRLICHLQILRLKDFATYFHVDSDVQSVLSEHLRIRRHLRIISHRFRAFILLALVLVTGSLFVCLLVTTKARHDLNIYKTGELALCSVTLLSALSIMFRSATKITHKAQAITGLAAKWHVCATLDSFDGVAQGDTLTAQISHDRIYPTVGTDGESETDDAGDEEDDINNTKLIPSYAYSTISYQKRQALVNYFENNKAGITVYGFMLDRSTLHTIFGIELSLVLWLLGKTIGIS from the exons ATGATGGACACCACCACAATCAAATTCGCAGAAGAATCACTATTACAACCCACCACcaccaacaacaaaaacaaaggcAAATTTAACCGTAGCGTTTCGCACGTAAACGACGAGCTTCACAGTTTCCGATCTTACCTCCGATGGATGTGCGTTGACCAATCAAACGCCTTCACCGCCACCCTCTCATGGTTCGTTTTCCTCCTTTTCGCGGTGGTGGTTCCTGCTTTGTCGCACTTTTTTCTGGCGTGTTCTGATTGTGATGCTCGTCACTCTCGCCCGTACGACGCTGTCGTTCAGCTTTCTCTGAGTTCCATTGCTGCGTTGTCGTTTTTGTGTTTATCGTCGTTTGTTAGGAAGTATGGTTTGAAGAGGTTCTTGTTCTTTGATAAGCTTTGTGATGAGAGCGAGACCGTTAGAAGAAACTATATGGCGCAGCTCAAT AGATCTCTAAAGCTCCTCTCGGTATTTGCGGGTCCATGCTTCGTTGCAATGGTCGCATACAAGATCTGGTGGTACGCATCAGGAGGATCACAAATCCCATTCTTAGGCAACGTCTACGTTAGTGATGCGGTAGCGTGCATATTAGAACTGTGCTCGTGGCTGTACCGTACCACTGTGATATTCCTAGTGTGCGTTCTCTTCCGTTTGATCTGTCACCTTCAGATCCTACGGCTAAAAGACTTTGCCACGTATTTTCATGTGGACTCAGATGTGCAATCCGTATTGTCGGAACACCTAAGGATTAGGAGGCATCTACGAATCATAAGCCATAGATTTCGCGCGTTTATTCTACTTGCGCTTGTATTGGTCACGGGAAGCTTGTTTGTTTGTCTCCTCGTTACGACTAAGGCTAGACATGATCTCAACATCTACAAAACCGGTGAACTTGCG CTGTGTTCTGTTACACTCCTTTCTGCACTGTCCATCATGTTCCGAAGTGCCACAAAGATAACACACAAAGCACAAGCGATCACAGGGCTAGCTGCCAAGTGGCATGTCTGTGCAACGTTGGATTCTTTTGATGGAGTAGCCCAAGGTGACACACTAACGGCTCAGATTTCGCATGATAGAATCTATCCTACGGTGGGAACAGATGGAGAATCAGAGACTGATGATGCTggtgatgaagaagatgatattAATAACACTAAGTTAATTCCATCCTATGCTTATAGCACCATCTCATATCAGAAAAGACAAGCTCTTG taaATTACTTTGAGAACAATAAGGCAGGAATTACCGTATATGGATTCATGTTGGATAGGAGTACGCTTCACACCATATTTGGTATTGAGCTATCTCTAGTTCTTTGGCTGCTTGGAAAAACTATAGGCATTTCTTGA
- the LOC101499029 gene encoding mitochondrial Rho GTPase 1-like isoform X2: MCAFPDLSQTSTIPFDMVINIHGRNPEICLRRLLGKVILLVIEFLTAKDDLTPYPRVVQDSVKVNQELGIKASIHVSMKLGDSSNVYNKIVMTAKHSHFSIPELEFWKKRKQYHQLLQLGPQRHLLVWQHVVHMQ, from the exons ATGTGTGCTTTTCCAGATCTAAGCCAAACCTCGACTATTCCTTTTGACATGGTG ATCAATATTCATGGAAGAAATCCAGAGATTTGCTTGAGAAGGTTGTTGGGCAAGGTGATCTTATTGGTTATAGAGTTCCTTACTGCTAAGGATGATCTAACTCCATATCCAAGGGTAGTCCAAGATTCAGTCAAG gTTAATCAGGAGTTAGGAATAAAGGCATCTATTCACGTAAGTATGAAATTAGGCGATTCAAGTAACGTGTATAATAAAATTGTTATGACTGCAAAACACTCTCATTTCAGCATCCCAGAACTTGAATtttggaagaaaagaaagcaataCCATCAGCTTCTGCAG TTGGGACCACAACGACATTTGTTGGTTTGGCAACATGTCGTGCATATGCAGTGA